CAGGCTTCCCCAAAACAAAAGGGCACCTAACTGACTACAATTAGAGGCGCGAAAACTTCTAAAAGCCTTAACAAAAAGGAAAATTTCAAATGTACATCTATCGAGGATTCAGAGCTTGATCCCAGTTTTTCCATAACTTTGTACAGACTCCATCCCCAAGCTTGGTCACAATTAATCCCCAGATTTTCCACTTGACCAAAAATAGACCCGTAAAGCTTCAAATCCCTTGTCAATCAACAGAAAAGCTGCGTTTGCTAGCGATCAAACACAAATAAACGGAGAAATTTTATGGCTCTGGATCTCTGGTTGGCCTTCGCTCTTGCCTCCATGACCCTGCTAACGATTCCCGGCCCAACGGTGCTCTTGGTGGTCTCTTATGCGTTGGGGCAAGGGCGGCAAACGGCATGGGCTTCTGTCCCCGGTGTTGCTCTTGGTGATTTCACCGCCATGACGATCTCACTACTGGGGGCCGGAGCCTTGCTCGCAACCTCGGCCACTTTGTTTACCGCCATGAAATGGGCTGGAGCCATCTATCTTGCCTGGCTCGGTATCAAACTTTGGAAAGATCAAAGCTCTCTGGATGATCTGAAAGCAGCAAAAGGCAATCTGAGCAACAAGTCCATCTTTCTCAATTCCTTTATCGTCACCGCGCTCAATCCCAAGGGCATTGTCTTCTTCGTGGCCTTCGTCCCACAATTCATCGATCCGGCCCAGCCAGCCTTTCTCCAGTTTGCTATTCTGGAAGCTACTTTTGTGATCCTTGCAACGATCAATATCACACTATGGGCATTGCTGGCCGGTCGCCTGCGCGAGCGCTTCAAACATCCAAAGAGCTTGCAAAGAACCAATAAGATTGGTGCCGGTTTCCTGATTGGAGCAGGTTTCATGACCATTCTTTTTGGTCAAAAGACCTGACAATTTCGATCAACCAGTTAAGGATCAACAACGATTCCGGCAATTTGCCGGAATAATTCCTCACGATTGTTCGATCACCCTCACCCGCCTCTATCATTTGAATATTTATTCGCTAAGGTGCAATCAAACATTCCTTCCCAATCACCCTCTCTTATGAGAGGTAAAGACCCGATGGAGCTGTCTCATGGTTCATTTCTGGCTTCGCGATGAAGATCGCGCCACCGAGCGCCGCACCGCCCTCACCCCGAAAAATGCCAAAGCCCTGATCGAAAAAGGCTTTCAGATCACCGTTGAATTGAGCGACAAGCGCGCTTTCTCCAACGCCGATTATGCCGAAGTTGGTTGCGCCATGACCGATAGCCGGTCCTGGGTGAATGCACCAAAGGATGCCATTATTCTGGGTCTGAAAGAATTGGCTGAAACACCTGCCGAGCTGACCAACAACATGATCCATTTCGCTCATATCTATAAGGATCAGACCGGTTGGGAAGCAGAGATGGCCCGCTTCACCAAAGGTGGTGGTCTTCTTTACGATATCGAGTTCCTGATAGGTGACAATGGCCGCCGCGTTGCAGCCTTTGGCTATTGGGCTGGCTGGATGGGTGCTGCCCTTGGAGCCCATCGCCTGCTCGAGCGCCGCGCTGGCAAGAATGAGATCTCCAATGGGGTTTCTCCTTACGAAAGCCAGACTGTCGTTATCGATAAGCTGAAAGCTTTGGCAGCTGAAGGCAAAGACGACATGCCAACTGCCATCGTGATCGGCGCAAAAGGTCGTTCTGGCACCGGTGCCACCGAATGCCTGGAAGCCATCGGCATGAAAGTTACACAGTGGGATATCGAAGAAACCAAGAATTTGGATCGGGATGCCTTGCTCGCCCATGACATGATGGTCAATTGCGTGCTGATGATGGGCCCAGGTCTGCTTCTGGCAACCAAGGAGCATCTGGCGGCAGAAGGCTCCAAGATGAAGGTTGTCTCTGACGTTTCCTGCGATCCTTTTTCCGACTTCAACCCACTGCCAATCTATGCAGAACCAACCAGCTGGACCGATCCAGTGATCGAAGTGGCAAAAAATGGCCAGGGTGACGCTGTCGAAGTCACCTCAATCGACAATCTCCCATCTCTGCTGCCAGCTCAGGCAGCTGAAGAATTCTCTGATCAGTTCCTACCATCTCTCGCGCGCTTCCCTGAAGGGCCAGAATGGGTGAATGGCAAGAAGAAGTTCGATGAAATCAAGGAAAAAGCTGGCCTGTAAGACCGCTAAATCCTGAACGCAAAAAAGGCCGGATCAATGATTCGGCCTTTTTCATGAAAACTTGATTTTTCTATTTCAGATCCAGACGAGCCGCACCAAAGATTGGTCCCGGATAACCCTTCACATCGGCTTGCAAAAGCACCGCATAACCGTCATAGCCCATTTTTCGGGCTTCACTCATTGGCAATTCTACATTCATGGCTTCACCATGCCACATGCCGATGGTGCGCATATCACCGACCACATTGTGATAGATAATCTTGCGACCACGATTTTCGCCGCGCTTGATATCCGCGCTCACCTCACGCTTGTAATAGGCAAGGATCAAGTTGCCTTCATGATCCTTTGACATGCCTTGCGGGCGCGCACCAATCCGAACATTCAACACGTCCCCATTCTGCTCCAAACGCATCGGAACAGAGACATCTTTCTCAAACCGCTTGATGGCACGAGACACATCATTGCGACGGCTTCCCACCACATGCACACGACCGTTGATCACCATTTGAGGGGTATAAACCCGACGATCTCCGCGAAGGCGGGCATAATCTTGCTGGCGAAGCGTATGCTCGTGACGAGCATTCTCGTCCTTCCAGCCAAGATAATCCCAGTAATCCACGGCTTCCGTCAGTGCAATGATATTGGGATTCCCCACCATTTCGCCCAGCAGCTTGTCGGCAGGTGGACAGGAAGAGCACCCTTGCGAGGTGAAAAGCTCGACAACAATGGCTGAATTGTCTTTTGCGTAGGTCGGCTGAGTTGCTACAGCGCCAGCCAGAACACCAGCACCAATCGCCAACATCGCAAAGCGTGAAGTCAGGCGAGCCAAACTGAAGCGACCAAAGGAGATCTTTGAAGAATGTTTATAGATCATGCATTTGGCCCTCTTATTGACGGGATAAAGACATGAGAATGCGGGGGAACGTTAATCATCATGCTGGCAGTTAACTTAAATTGCCCTTCAACTGCCAATCACAATCCCTTGAGAGCGCGTGAGGAGAAGCAGGCAAATCTGATTTTTTGCCAGACTTAACCCGTAAAAACCCGTAAAGTAACAACCATAGATAATTGGCAGAACTATATGGAGATCGGTTTCATGCCTTTAAACGAAGTGAATTGGCTGGCAGCCATTATTTCCGCTCTGGTAGGATATGGTCTTGGCGCTGCCTGGTACATGTCCCTTGCCAAACCCTGGATGGCGGCGGTGGGCCTTTCTGAAGAAGACATCAAAGGACCGGACGGCAAACAAAGCCCCATGCCATTTGTCATTGCAGCCATCGCCAATCTGGTGATTGCAGCCCTTCTCTATGGTGTGCTTGTCCATGTGGGAGATTTCTCAGTTCGTCGTGGCCTGATGTCTGGCCTGATGATCTGGCTTGGCTTTGTCGCCACAACCCAAGCCGTCAATTATGCCTATCAAATGCGCCCTCTTCGTCTCTGGGTCATAGATACCGGCTATTGGCTGATCAATCTGTTGGCACAGGGTGCTATTCTTGGCTGGTTTGGCGAAGGCTAATCCCTTACCAACCTCTTTTCAAATCAAGTGGTGCTGAGCAAAATGGATGTTTCGCTGTTCAGCACCCCTTCTACAAGCCGTACTTCCCGCAAAACCCGGTCAAAGTCCGGCAAGCTTGGTGCCTGAATTTCGGCCACCAGATCCCAGGCCCCATTGGTGGTATGAAGTGCCCGCATTTCCGGCATACCACGCAAGCGACGAATGACCTGACTGGTTGATTTTCCAACCACTTCAATCAGCATCACAGCCCGGATCCCATCCAGATCATAATCCTCACGCACGCGCACGGTAAATCCAAGCAAGGCTCCGGATTCCATCAGGCGATCCAAGCGATTTTGTACCGTGCCTCGCGATACGCCCAATATCTCCGCCAGCTTGGAGAGGGATGCTCTCCCATCGCTGCGCAGCAAGGAAATCAGCTCTCGATCCAGACGATCATAAATATGCTTGGCGTTACTCATCAGGCTGTCCAAATTGTAATTTTGCTAAATCTGATTGTACATTTTGCATTTTCATAGCGCAAATTTTGTAGAGTTTCACCATTTTGTCTGATTTTTTGACCCCGTACCATGGAGAACAAGCAAACAAGACCAGCAACCTTCTTTCTCCTGGGAGCCAACCTGATGACATCCCCAAATTTAGACAAACTCAATATTGTCCCATTCGTCAGCGTCGATAACATGATGAAACTGGTTCTCACCATTGGCGTGGAAACCATGATCAAAGGCATCGCTGATCAGATTGAAAGCGACTTCAAACGCTGGGAGCTCTTCGATAAGACCCCACGTATCGCTTCTCACTCCAAGGAAGGCGTGATCGAGCTGATGCCAACCTCTGACGGCGAGGTTTACGGCTTTAAATATGTGAATGGCCATCCAAAGAACACCAAGGAAGGCCTGCAAACCGTAACCGCATTTGGCCTGTTGGCTGATGTGGATTCCGGCTATCCAGTTCTTTTGACCGAAATGACCATCCTGACAGCATTGCGTACCGCCGCAATGTCTGCGGTTGCTGCCAAATATCTGGCACCAAAAGATTCCAAGACCATGGCCATGATCGGCAATGGTGCGCAGTGTGAGTTCCAGGCGCTGGCTTTCAAACATATTCTCGGTATTGAGACTGTTCGCTTGTTCGACATTGATCCAGTCGCCACCGACAAAGCGATCCTGAACCTGAAAGACAGTGGTCTCAATGTCATTCGCACCACATCCCATGAGGAATGTGTGTCCGGCGCTGACATCATCACCACCTGCACGGCTGATAAACAATGCGCCACCATTCTGACCGACAACATGGTTGGTTCTGGTCAGCACATCAATGCGATTGGCGGCGATTGCCCAGGAAAGACCGAGCTGCACAAAGACATTCTGCTGCGCTCCGACATTTTCGTGGAATTCCCGCCACAGACCCGTGTGGAAGGTGAAATTCAGCAGCTGGATGCTGATCACGAGGTCACTGAATTGTGGCAGGTCATCACTGGCGAGAAAGAAGGTCGTACCTCCGATCAGCAAATCACCCTGTTTGATTCGGTTGGCTTTGCCATCGAGGACTTCTCTGCCCTGAAATATCTCTACCAGGCCATCAAGGACACCGAGTTCTATGATGATCTGGACATGATTGCTGACCCGGATGAGCCACGCGATCTGTTCGGCATGGTCCAGCGTGCAAAGGCAAACCTTTAATTTTGGCCAGCTTCCAAAGAGAGATTTGTCATGTCCCAGCCAAACATGCGCCCCTCTATTCAGGCCCCTGCTGCTGTTATCATGATCAGACCCCACCATTTTGTGGTCAATGAGCAGACGGCGGCAGACAATGCCTTCCAAAGAACTCCTGCATCCAGCGATCAGGTTGCCCGTTCGGCATTTGATGAAGTCACCAAAATGGCAGGTGATCTTCAAAAAGCTGGCATTACGGTCCATCTGTTTGAAGACGAAGGCAAGGAAACACCAGACTCGGTGTTTCCAAACAACTGGTTCTCTACCCATGCCGGTGGTCACGTTGCCATCTATCCCATGAAGCCGGAAAACCGCCGTCGGGAACGCCGCTCCGATATCATCGACATGCTCAAGCATGATTATCGCGTGCAGGACGTAATCGATTATTCCGGTCTGGAAGCCGATGGGCTGTTTCTGGAAGGAACCGGTGCCATGGTGCTCGATCATATCGATCGCGTCGCCTATGCCGCTAAATCCGACAGAACAGATCCGATCATTCTGGAGCGCTTCTGCACGCACTTCAACTATGAGCCGATGGCTTTTGATGCCACCGACCGGAACGGCAATGCCATCTATCACACCAATGTGCTGATGTGCATCGCCACCGACTTTGCACTCATTGGTCTGAATTGCATCAAGGATCCACAAAGACGGCAGGAAGTGAAAGATCGCTTGGAATCTTCCGGTCGCACAATCATTGATCTCAGCCATGATCAGATCGAACAGTTTGCGGGCAATGCAATTGAGCTTCAAAGCCCGGAAGGACGAGTTCTGGCTCTGTCACAAACGGCTTTTGACAGCCTGTCAGATCAGCAAAAGGAAGAGATTGAGCTATCTGCCAAATTGCTTCCCCTCAGCATTCCGACCATCGAGCATGCTGGCGGTTCCGTTCGCTGTACCTTGGCAGGCGTTCATCTTTTGCCAAGACCGCAATAACAGATCAAAGAGATCTCCAAGACATTATAGACCCGGGCTGAGCCAATCAGTTCGGGTCTTTTCATTGGCGGGTCCATTTGCTTTTGCTAGGCTTAGGACTCATTAATTCTGCATATTCTGTTTGCTCTGAAGTATTCAGATAGAAGAACCAATGACAAAATAAGGGTGGCTCCCTTTTTGCAGTCATTGGTTCGATAGATGGATGCTTCAGGGCAAACCCGAAGGGCAAGGTGCTTTTACCCGTTGGCCGCGTTGTAAAATCTTGGAAATGCACCACATTGCCGCGATTTTACGCCTTGCCAACAGGCAAAATTATCCTCGCAGAATGTGCCTAATTAACGGGTCCTGAGCCTAGATTAAGAGAGACCAAACCAAAGGACCGCTCCGTGACTAATCAGGATATCTTTCTTTGCAACAAATCCGATCTGAAACAGACCGGAGCCTTTGGAGCAACAATTGACGACACAAATGGCAAACTGGATATCGTCATTATCGACATGGCCTTTGATATATCAGCTTCTAAATCTTTCCTGCCAAGCGAGGAAAGCCTCAAAGCCTATATCAATTCCTGCCCACATTTGAGTATGCCGATGGAAACCTTTGATCATGAGTTTTTAGACAAGGAAGACCCATCCCTGATCGTCTGCTCTACCCATGGTGCACGTTTTCGAAGCACGGATGGTTTTTGTCTGTCGGGTCCATGCAGCGGATCATCCTTAACGCCTATACCACTTACGTTCACGGAAGAGGCCATTTACCTCAAGATCGAAAGTATTGATATTTAACCTATTGAGATAAATATAGAAAAAACGATCCTCTAATTCGAAAAAGCAAAAAATAAGCGGTTGCAATTCTTCTGTGAATGACAACTCACTCTCTACCAAAGAGGCATGGATCACAGCTAGACGCTGTGGGGTCACCTGAGCATAATGGGCGAGACCGTTTTGAGTGGTTCGCATAGAACCATTCCTCATTTTCATTGGACAAGTTCTGGGAGGAACGCATGTCGGAGAATGTCTATCCCGTACCGGCGGATGTGGCAAAAGACGCCCTGATCGATAACGATACTTACCTGTCTATGTACAAGCAGTCTGTTGAAGACCCGGACGGCTTTTGGGGTGAACAGGGCAAGCGCCTGGACTGGATCAAGCCTTACACCAAGGTCAAGAACACCTCTTACGACTATCACAATGTTTCCATCAAATGGTTTGAAGATGGCGAGCTGAACGTTTCCGCCAACTGTATCGACCGTCATCTGGAAACCCGTGGTGATCAGACTGCTATCATCTGGGAAGGTGACGACCCGGCTGATGATGAGAACATCACCTACAAGCAGCTGCATGAGCGTGTCTCCAAACTGGCAAATGCCTATAAGGAGCTGGGCGTTGGCAAGGGTGACCGCGTCATCCTGTATCTACCAATGATCCCGGAAGCTGCCTATTCCATGCTGGCTTGCGCCCGTATCGGCGCGATCCATTCCATCGTCTTTGGTGGCTTTTCTCCTGATGCCCTGGCCGATCGCATCAATGGTTCCCAAGCCAAACTGGTGGTAACCGCGGATCAGGGTTTGCGCGGCGGTCGTAAAGTACCGCTGAAAACCAACGCCGATGCAGCCTTTGAAAAGGTGAAACATGACGCCAAAATGCTGGTCGTCAAACGCACCGGTGGCGATATCCCAATGGTTGAAGGCCGCGATGTCTGGTATGACGATGTTGTTGGTCCAGCATCCGCGGATTGCCCACCAGAGCCAATGAATGCAGAAGATCCGCTTTTCATTCTCTATACATCCGGCTCCACCGGCATGCCGAAGGGCGTGGTTCACTCCACTGGTGGCTATCTGCTTTACGCTTCCATGACCCATCAATATGTCTTTGATTACAAAGATGGCGACATCTATTGGTGTACTGCTGATGTGGGTTGGGTAACCGGCCACTCCTACATCGTTTATGGCCCACTGGCCAATGGTGCCACCACCGTAATGTTTGAAGGTGTACCGACCTATCCATCACCATCCCGTTTTTGGGATGTATGTGAGAAGCACAAGGTCAATATCTTCTACACCGCGCCGACCGCTATCCGCTCCCTAATGGGTGCTGGCAATGAGCATGTCGAAAAGGCAGACCTTTCCACCTTGCGTGTGCTTGGTTCTGTCGGTGAACCAATCAACCCGGAAGCCTGGAAATGGTATTACGAAGTCGTCGGCAAGGAAAAATGCCCGATTGTTGATACTTGGTGGCAGACCGAAACCGGTGGCATCATGATCACGCCACTTCCAGGTGCTACCGATCTGAAACCAGGGTCAGCTACCCGCCCATTCTTCGGCGTTCAGCCTGTCATGCTCGATAATGATGGCAAAGAGATTGCTGAGACTGAATGCGAAGGCATTCTCTGCATCGCTGATAGCTGGCCTGGACAGATGCGCACGGTCTTTGGCGATCATGATCGCTTCGTCTCCACCTATTTCGAGACCTTCAAAGGCTATTATTTTGCAGGTGACGGCGCACGCCGCGATGCAGATGGCTATTATTGGATCACTGGCCGCGTTGATGACGTCATCAACGTATCCGGTCACCGTATGGGTACCGCCGAGGTCGAAAGCGCCCTCGTAGCGCATCCTAAAGTCTCGGAAGCTGCTGTTGTTGGTTATCCGCACGACATCAAGGGACAGGGCATCTATGTCTATGTCACTCTAATGGAAGGCGAAGAGGAAACCGAAGATCTTCGCAAAGAGCTGCGCACATGGGTTCGCGGAGAAATTGGCCCAATTGCCTCTCCAGATCTCATCCAGTTCGCTCCTGGGCTGCCAAAAACCCGCTCCGGCAAGATCATGCGCCGCATCCTGCGCAAAATCGCTGAAGACGATTTCGGTAGCCTTGGCGATACTTCCACTCTGGCAGATCCAGCCGTTGTTGACGATCTGATCGACAACCGCCAGAACCGTTAAGAAACGATTTGGCTCGAAAATAACAAACCCCCGTCGGGCAACCGGCGGGGGTTTTGTTTTGGCTATCCTATCAGAAAGATAGCTCAGATCACTTGATTGAGCTGAAAACTCAATCGAAGGGATAGCGGATATTCAGCGCATCCAGATCAGCCTGACGTGGCTTGCGACCGAGCTCAACTGCATTGGCAACGCGAGCGGCATGTGGCAACTTGGAAAAAACATCTATTACGGTGCGGGTAGATTTGTTCAGACGGTGAAACATCGGATCAACTCGTTATCACGGGGACAGAAAGCAAGGGCAGACCCCTTACAGGCCCGCACTGTAGAGAAATACCTAAATGTGAGAATTGCTAAGTCGATCAGGCAGATCTGCTGATTATGCATGGCTGCGCGGCCAAACTGGACAGAATTGCCTCTCTCGCTCACACTGTCTGACAGATTATAGCAATCAGCTAAACACCAGTCTTGGGAGCAAGACCATGCAATTAGGCGCCTTTTCCATCAGCTTGTCGGTAAAAGATCTGAAAGCCTCACAGAGCTTCTATGAAGCTCTCGGCTTTATCACCATGGGTGATTACTCCGATCAAGGCTGGATGATGCTGAAAAATGGCGACACCATCATCGGCCTTTTTAAAGGCATGTTCGAAGGCAACATGCTGACCTTCAATCCCGGTTGGGATCAAAATGCCCAAAATCTTGATGATTTTGATGACGTCAGAGTGATTCAAAACCATTTGAAAAAGGCAGGAATTGAACTGAGTGAAGAAGCTGATCCAGATAGCAAGGGCCCAGCTCATATCACACTGAAAGATCCAGATGGCAATGTAATTCTGATAGATCAGCATCGAAGCTGATCTATCTAACATAGCAGACAAACAAGCCGTTCTAGATCAACACGCACATCCTTGGCTAACGGCGCTTTAAGAATAAGGGACTTTCCGGTTTTGCAGTCTTGTGAGAATGGACGCACCAAATCTCCTTTGGCCAGCGCATCTTCCACCAGACAAGCATGCCCCATGAGCAGCCCTGCCCCGGCTTTTGCTTCTTCCAAAGCCAAACTATAAAGCGAATAGCGCGAACTCCCCGCTCTATCCAGCAAGGAAATACCGCTTTCCTTGCTCCAAAGCGCCCAATCCCGTTCCCAGGTCTGATCAATCAGCAAAGTCAAAGCGCTATAGTCTGGATCAGTTTTCAAGCTTTCCGCCAGACTTGGACTACAGACAGGGAAAATCACATCTTCAGCTAGAACATATTCTCCTTCACTCCCTGTTGGATCCCCAATGAAGAGAGAAAGATCAAACATCTCGCGATCCAGATTGGGCGCACTTTCCAATGCGGTCACTGTCAGCTCCGCCTGGGGCAATTGCTCACGAATGACAGCAAGTCTTGATGGCAACCAAAGCTGAGCCAGAGCTGGCAATGTGGCAACATGAATCTCTTGTTTGGGTTTGAAACCACGCAGAATTCGCGTTGCTGCACCTATGCTATCAAAAGCTTCCTGCAGCAATGGTGCCAATGATTTGCCTTCGTCAGTCAGTAAGACACCATTCGGTGACCTTACAAAAAGCGCAGTGCCGGCCCATTCCTCCAACAGCTTGATATGTTGGGAAATCGCACCAGCTGTGACGGACAATTCATCCGCAGCCCGCACAAAACTCTGCAAACGCGCAGCCGCTTCAAAAGCGCGCAAAGCATTAAGAGGGGGGCCTTTGGGGCGGGGTGGAGAGACACTCATCTATCGCCTCTGTTTCTCTAGCCTTAGTTTTTCTAAACGCAGGAATAGTAAATCTGGTTTGCGCTGCGAGTAAAGAGAAGAGAAGCTGGTCATAGGAGGAATTTTGCCATGACAATCGCTATTCGAGATTGGGTCCCAGGCCCTTGTGAGACCTATATCCAGACTATTGCCAACAAGGCATCCAGCCAAACATCCGCAACGCTTTTGGCACGAATTGAAGAATTGGCTGAAGAAAATCGCACCATTCATGAAAAGCAGTGCTTCAATCTCAATCCTGCAACCAACGTGATGAACCCACGGGCGGAAGCCTTGCTGGCATCTGGGATCGGCTCTCGTCCATCACTGGGATATCCGGGCGATAAATATGAGATGGGTCTGGAAGCGATTGAAGAAATCGAAATTCTAAGTGCCCAACTCTCAGCCGAGATTTTTGATGCGGCTTTTGCTGAAATTCGCGTACCTTCTGGGGCTATCGCCAATCTTTATGGTTTCATGGCAACTTGTAAGCCCGGTGACAGCATCATTGTGCCCCCAGCCACAATAGGAGGCCATGTCACCCACCATTTGGCAGGCTGTGCCGGCCTATTTGGAGTGAAATCGATCGAAGCGCCTATCTCTGCAGATGGTTACACAATCAACGTCGATGCTTTGCGTGATTTGGCAAAGGCAGAAAAGCCAAAGCTCATTACCGTTGGTGGCAGCCTGAACCTGTTTGAGCATCCAGTCGCAGAAATCCGCGCCATTGCGGATGAGATTGGCGCCAAAGTCATGTTCGATGCAGCCCATCAATGCGGCATCATTGCGGGCAAGGCTTGGAAAAACCCACTGATTGAGGGTGCACATTTCATGACAATGAGCACTTATAAAAGTCTTGGCGGTCCTGCTGGTGGCCTGATTGTCTCCAATGATGCAGAAATCGCCAAAGCACTGGATGCCATTGCATTCCCGGGAATGACGGCAAATTTCGACGCCGCCAAATCTGCAGCTCTTGCCGTCACCATGCTTGATTGGCGCGATTACGGCCAGGCTTATGCCTCTGAGATGATCGATATGTCTGTCTCATTGGCATCTGAGCTGGATAAGCAAGGTATACCAGTCTTTGAGGGAGCTAACGGTTTCACCCAGTCTCATCAGTTCGCAGTTCTTGCCGCTCCCTTTGCAGGCGGTCAGGCAGCCTCGAAAAAGCTTCGAAAAGCTGGTTTCCTTGCTTGTGGCATCGGCCTGCCAATTGATCCGGTTGACGGTGATCTCAACGGGCTCAGAATTGGAACACCGGAACTGGTGAAATGGGGCATGACCAAAGAACATGCACCAGAACTGGCATCTCTGATTGCCAAGGCCCTGAAAAGCAATGATCCGGAAGCAATGCTGGCAGAGGTCTCAAACTGGCGTCAAACCTTTGAAAAGCTGCATTTCATTCACGCCTAAAACACGAAAGGCAGGCTTGGAGCGCGTTCCCAAAAAGTTGAAGCACTTTTTGGATAAGAACTCGCTTGAGAATAAAGAGTAAAGCCTGCCTTTTTCTTTGAATAGAAGTGCGATCCAGCACCCTATTCTTTCATGGCAAAAGTCATGGCATCTTCCATGGAAGCCGGTTCTTGCGGCAAACCATCAAACATATCGACCACCTGCTGAAGATCGGCGACCAGATTGCCCAATCGGCTGGACATACGATTATGGATCTCTTCTGCCAATCCGGGATATTCATCCATCACACGGCGGAACAATGAGCGACGAATTTGGATGACACGCAAGTCTTCAACAGCAGTCGCCATCGCAGAGCGGCGGGTTTCCGCCACCAAAGCAAGTTCCCCAATCAGACTGCCCGGATATAGATGCTGACTATCCAGATCCCGTCCATCGCTGGAAATGGTCATGCGCACTTCGCCATCCATGATAATGAAGGCAGAATCGGCAAGATCTCCCTGACGAAACAGAACCTGCTTGGCCCGATAAGAGCGCGTCTCAGCCCCAAAAGCCAAGAGCCGCAGCTGCTCATCAGTAAAATCAGCAAAAAACGGCACTTGCCGCATAAAATCAATTTCACTATCCAAGCTCATCGCATC
The Cohaesibacter gelatinilyticus genome window above contains:
- the acs gene encoding acetate--CoA ligase; translated protein: MSENVYPVPADVAKDALIDNDTYLSMYKQSVEDPDGFWGEQGKRLDWIKPYTKVKNTSYDYHNVSIKWFEDGELNVSANCIDRHLETRGDQTAIIWEGDDPADDENITYKQLHERVSKLANAYKELGVGKGDRVILYLPMIPEAAYSMLACARIGAIHSIVFGGFSPDALADRINGSQAKLVVTADQGLRGGRKVPLKTNADAAFEKVKHDAKMLVVKRTGGDIPMVEGRDVWYDDVVGPASADCPPEPMNAEDPLFILYTSGSTGMPKGVVHSTGGYLLYASMTHQYVFDYKDGDIYWCTADVGWVTGHSYIVYGPLANGATTVMFEGVPTYPSPSRFWDVCEKHKVNIFYTAPTAIRSLMGAGNEHVEKADLSTLRVLGSVGEPINPEAWKWYYEVVGKEKCPIVDTWWQTETGGIMITPLPGATDLKPGSATRPFFGVQPVMLDNDGKEIAETECEGILCIADSWPGQMRTVFGDHDRFVSTYFETFKGYYFAGDGARRDADGYYWITGRVDDVINVSGHRMGTAEVESALVAHPKVSEAAVVGYPHDIKGQGIYVYVTLMEGEEETEDLRKELRTWVRGEIGPIASPDLIQFAPGLPKTRSGKIMRRILRKIAEDDFGSLGDTSTLADPAVVDDLIDNRQNR
- a CDS encoding LysR family transcriptional regulator; its protein translation is MSVSPPRPKGPPLNALRAFEAAARLQSFVRAADELSVTAGAISQHIKLLEEWAGTALFVRSPNGVLLTDEGKSLAPLLQEAFDSIGAATRILRGFKPKQEIHVATLPALAQLWLPSRLAVIREQLPQAELTVTALESAPNLDREMFDLSLFIGDPTGSEGEYVLAEDVIFPVCSPSLAESLKTDPDYSALTLLIDQTWERDWALWSKESGISLLDRAGSSRYSLYSLALEEAKAGAGLLMGHACLVEDALAKGDLVRPFSQDCKTGKSLILKAPLAKDVRVDLERLVCLLC
- the glyA gene encoding serine hydroxymethyltransferase, with protein sequence MTIAIRDWVPGPCETYIQTIANKASSQTSATLLARIEELAEENRTIHEKQCFNLNPATNVMNPRAEALLASGIGSRPSLGYPGDKYEMGLEAIEEIEILSAQLSAEIFDAAFAEIRVPSGAIANLYGFMATCKPGDSIIVPPATIGGHVTHHLAGCAGLFGVKSIEAPISADGYTINVDALRDLAKAEKPKLITVGGSLNLFEHPVAEIRAIADEIGAKVMFDAAHQCGIIAGKAWKNPLIEGAHFMTMSTYKSLGGPAGGLIVSNDAEIAKALDAIAFPGMTANFDAAKSAALAVTMLDWRDYGQAYASEMIDMSVSLASELDKQGIPVFEGANGFTQSHQFAVLAAPFAGGQAASKKLRKAGFLACGIGLPIDPVDGDLNGLRIGTPELVKWGMTKEHAPELASLIAKALKSNDPEAMLAEVSNWRQTFEKLHFIHA
- a CDS encoding VOC family protein; translated protein: MQLGAFSISLSVKDLKASQSFYEALGFITMGDYSDQGWMMLKNGDTIIGLFKGMFEGNMLTFNPGWDQNAQNLDDFDDVRVIQNHLKKAGIELSEEADPDSKGPAHITLKDPDGNVILIDQHRS
- a CDS encoding Crp/Fnr family transcriptional regulator, with amino-acid sequence MSLDSEIDFMRQVPFFADFTDEQLRLLAFGAETRSYRAKQVLFRQGDLADSAFIIMDGEVRMTISSDGRDLDSQHLYPGSLIGELALVAETRRSAMATAVEDLRVIQIRRSLFRRVMDEYPGLAEEIHNRMSSRLGNLVADLQQVVDMFDGLPQEPASMEDAMTFAMKE